acacacacacacacacacacacacacacacacacacacacacacacgcctgggtGGTGAATCTTTGTCAAATCTCTAACTGCCAAACTCCTGCCTTTTCCGACCCTAAAAGCTAGAGGTTTCGCTGATAATTCACTTTCCAGTGTGACCACATCCAAGAGAAACATGTCCGTCTAAAGTCAACCCCTTTGATTCCCGGCAAACCACTTCCTGAAGTCATTTATGAAATCCTTTCGATGGACGGGAATGCATCCtgcagctgtgtttgtttcGGGTTATTTTTCCCTTGAAAACAGATTAATCATGTCAGGACAATCTACACCTCTAATCTCAGTTTGCTAGTTTTTCTCGTTTTGagtctgtttgttttcacactGAAATCTCCCCTCCGCAGCTTGCGGCGTATTCTTTGCAACCAACCCCAACATCAAAAACCCACGTCAAGCATCAGCTATCTAGAAAGCGTCAACACATTAAACTTAAGTCTAGCATCAGCTAtctagaaaacatcaacacataaaAGCAGTAGCTTGAAGGAAGGAGCAAAGGAAATTAATCCCTATTAGAGTGatgactcacactcacacacgcgcacacacacacacacacacactcactcacattcacacacactcacacacgcgcacacacacgcacacacacacacacacacacaaacacacacaataaggcaAACTGGAAATTGTTAAAAGACTTTTAGAGGAAGATTAGAAGACATTTTATGTGCAGTACAAACGAAACAAGGACAGACTTGAGTAAAGGCCAAAACAAAGACGCCCTTGActaagtcatttaaaaaaaagactctTCATGGCCGCATGGCAAGTCTTTCTTAGAGTAGGtacttcttcttattcttcttcttcttggacTTAAGGGGAGCACCAAACCAAACTACAGAGGATTCCATGACGACCTCCTCGTCTTTGTAACCATGACGACCTCCTCGTCTTTGTACGGTTTACCGCAGTAACCCTGAATACCTTGGAACACAAGGGCGTGTAAAACGCTTCACATGACCCGACGCAATAATACAAGCTACAGTTCTGATGCTTAATGCGGCCCCAACCTGTTCCAGCATGACGACCCTTCCCAGCCATTCAACACagcttgagggagagagagagagagagagagagagagagagagagagagagagagagagagagagagagagagaggcttctaTTTCAGCATTCCCTCActgaaagcccccccccccccccccccatcagagTGGTGGACtttgacagagatagagagaggtgcagAGTTTCACGTCATGGGTGATTGAAACTTGGAGACGCTTGAATGTTGTGAAGTTCAAAACAACGCCAGCATTACCACGCCGATCCAAGTCACCCCCAGTGCCCTCTTCAGAAGTAGCATGCATGATGATATTAACTTCCTGCGTAACTGAGCTGACGGCTAACAGGCACCCCAGACCATAGAGTATAGCAGGCATTCCCAGACCATAGAGAATAGCAGGCATCTCAGACCATAGAGTATAGCAGGCATCCCAGACCATAGAGAATAGCAGGCATCTCAGAGCATAGAGTATAGCAGGTATCCCAGACCATAGAGTATAGCAGACCCTGCATACAATACCGACAAAACGAGGGCACAATTCAGTAACAGCCaactaaggttgatggaaacaCTGTTCCGCGTtctagagtgagtgagtcagtcgtttccctcaccttcacacacacacccacacacacccccgtgtGAGTCAGGGAGCTGGGAGAGGGGCCAGCATCCTGCGTGCGGTGAtagcacgggtgtgtgtgtgtgtgtgtgtgtgtgtgtgtgatagcacgGGGACCGCACCATCTCATCACCTCTCTTTCCACTCCAGGAACAATAGCGCCACACAAGTCACCAGGAGTTTGTGACCCCAAACCCTCCaacctcagcccccccccccccattgttcTCCCCGCGCGATGGCTGTGAGGGCCCGGACTCGGAGACATGggaaccacacactcacacacacacacacattcattcatatcattATGTGCCCCACCAGGGTGGAGTCAGGACTGCAGAGGGAGCCATGAAGCCTGCGCATGATAAATGaaaacttgagtgtgtgtgtgtgtgtgtgtgtgtgtgtgtgtgtgtcagtgtgtgtagatgagtgtgtgtgtgtgtgtgtgtagatgagtgtgtgtgtgtgtgtgtagatgagtgtgtgtgtgtgtgtgtagatgagtgtgtgtgtgtgtcagtgtgtgtgtgtgtgtgtgtgtgtgtcagtgtgtgtgtgtgtcagtgtgtgtgtgtgtgtgtgtcagtgtgtgtgtgtgtgtgtgtgtgtgtgtgtcagtgtgtgtgtgtcagtgtgtgtgtgtgtgtgtgtgtgtgtgtgtgtcagtgtgtgtgtgtgtgtgtgtgtgtgtgtgccccaaaACCATCATCACAGTCACTGACTGTGGAGTAAACGAGCTCAGATCTGCCCTGGACCGTACAGATGTTTGTCAGACAAACTTCAGATGGGGGGCCAGATGTCTGCCGGACCAGCGCCGGACCGGTGCCAGATGTCTGCCGGACCGGGGCCAGATCCGTGCCGGACCGGGGCCAGATCCGTTCCGGGGTCAGCAGCTGTGGTGAGGTCTTTTATGGTGTCAGTAGAAGGTCACGCAGAGAACGCACAGCTCCGGGCACATTGGCCTGGGCCATCTCACACTGGTAGAGAACACTGCACTAGAATGGCTGGATTATATGCCCTTTGTTCCGATGCAGTTCACATTTGAATGGGTTCTTTCTTGGtccatgctacacccctccagGTTTCAGAAAAATCATAGTTTTTGAATCATAGTTTTCGCAAAATCCcgctgacagacagacggaaagacaaacaaacagcagtgaaaacataacctccttggagGTAACAACAATGACAGAAACAACCAGccacggtggtggtggtgtgtgtgtgtgtgtgtgtgtgtgggggggggggggggggggcagtattgAAAGGTTACGGCCTGGGGGTGAAGATATTTCCACACTGTGTATTTTTCAAGTGTGTTGTACTGTCTACGTTCTGTATACACCCTGACAAAAAAGGagacacccccccacctcccaatGTCATTGCATAATTTGCACTCTGCAACCAGCCAATCCAAATACACTGATGACCACACAGGAACTACATCACAGTAACAACACATCTTACCAAACTAGAACGGTCAGCTTCACATCATAACATGTGAAGCTGACTTATCCTCCACTTATACAATCACTTTCACGTGTTAATTGTCCAGTCACTCAGCCAAATTCAATCTacgtgtgatttttttttcagcgcaGAAATACTCAAACGGGTCCAACATTTTAACAAACCTGAGGgtaatatattttattaatGTTCTTCGGGAATGCAGCAGTGAGGTTTTTGACTGCCTCCAAGCAGCGTCCGCCCCACCGGTATCTCTCACCCGCACAATAACAGAAGAGGATTTACCTTGGAGTGTGCAATCCTGTCGCCCCCCCCTAGGAGAGCACGGTCCAAtcctatgccccccccccccctcctaggAGAGCACGGTCCAATCCTATGGCCCCCCCTTGGAGAGTGCGGCCACAAGCAGGCCACCGTCCCCAGCAAGCACCATGGGAGGGGACTCAGGAAGCTGTAACCTATCTGATTTGTTCAGGATGCACCACCAAAATCCTGTTATAACATAACCTGGGCAAAACTTTCCAGAACATTTGAAAAGGAAGCCGTGCACTTCGTGGTACTGTTTCACCAGATATGCTCGAATATAAGACCTTTAGTGTGagcctgcatgtgtgagtggcaggagtgtgtgtgtgtgtgtgtgtggctaagagtgtgtgtgtgtgtgtgtgtgtgtgtgtgtgtgtaggggaggcgGGGATAATTTGGAATGGTTAGGGGCACAACACTTTAGGTCACTATGATATGCCAGTGATTTGATTCTACTCAAGCATGTTTTATCTCCAGCTTAGGGCAACATAATCTTTTAATACCTTGTTAGCAGATTTTCTATTGTGCTGaggttttgttttaaggttGTGGACAAGAGTAAGGTACCATGATGACAGACATGATAAGGTGAGCCGACCACGACACCCCAAAGCTGATCCAGTGCGCATTCGAGGCCCGAAACGCCGGGATAGTGGGGGGCACGAAGCACAGGCAGAGGAAATCCATTAGGCGGCCATTACTGAAGAGATTACACCACGGAAAACATGTCAGGCTTTGACTACACGTCTGGGCTATCTGAAACCGCCTTCCCACTCAAAAGCGAGAAAATGCGCAACCATTAACGACAGtaaaacgcacacagacacaatgactGGGTGCAGCCGTTACTTGGCAATAGTGGGCCGTGGGCTTACAAAACACTCTCACAATTAAAGCAGGGAGCTACTGCCCTCCGATGGAGAGgttaggaaacacacacacacacacacacatacatgcaaacacacacagacatgcaattAGTTCACACAGAACTCTGCAGAGAACAGCCGTAAACAAACTGTCGTCACGCTGAGTATTATAATGATTCAACATAAAACTGACGTAGTTCACttacactgcacacatacacacacactctctctttgatGCTAAGctgacacatttaaaacaccagGGAAACATAGGGGTAAAGGAGTACAATGGCTCCAACGACGGGCCTCAGCTGTTTCCTGCACACAGATGTTACCTTGAGTTATGGAAGCGGGAGGTCTGGTGAAACGCGGGTGTCATGGCAATGCGTGGAGACTGGCGATAGTGATACGTGTAAGCGATGCCACGCAGGCCCAGATGTTTCGTTCCCGAGGCGTCCGGGAATAAATTCACGATTAATCACTCACTTCGCAGGTGGGAGCGGGAGTGAGAGGGACGCAGCGAGTCGGCACACAGGAAACTCAAACCTCCACACACAATGCCCCCAGAACTTCCTGCAGGGCCCGAAAGATAAGAAATGTCGTCTAATTTTACAGTTTTTACCCAAAATATATTTTCACTGAACTGAGTGGCAATGACAAAGCCTTCCCTAACATTTAGGCCTAAGTTACCAACATTCTGCTGAAGTTCTGAGGAAGCGGGGAAGGCCTGGGCAACATATTTGGAGTGCTGTGCTTATCTTATAAACCTACTCGATCTTCTCTACAACGAGATTTTAATCTTGTCAATTGTATGAAATCAGCGTAAACTgcagagtgacacacactgtaaacataCAATGGTGTTAcaccaaacagacacaaatccaCTCATTAGCATTACAAAGAGATTGCTTTAACCCTTTTTTGACACTGCTCACCAGGGATGGCCGTCATAAAGCAATTACTACCGCTTATGTCATATAACATAGACTTCACAGAAAGGTGTCAGTGGCCAACGTCAGCGGAGGAAATCCCACAAACTCACAGCAGCTCCCGGAGCATTTGGCACAGTGTCCAGTCCAGCACCTGGCAGCTGGGCCCAGGGCAGAGTGGCTGTTAACAGACTGTCCATGTCCGTCCTGCAGGGGCTGCATTTACGAAGCACGATTTGGTTGGCGGTGTCGCTGGGGGCAATAGGGAGCCTTGCATGCATGGGGTCAGAAACTCATAATAGGAGAGCTCCTGCTTTAGGCAACAGAGCCCTCTACAGGCAAACACACGGAATTGCTGCATGAACACAATAAACATGCGTAGCCCATAATAGTAAGGGGCAATAAATGTTTCTGACTGACTAAGCACACCGTAAGACTCTGTGGAGTCTGCACCAAAACGGACTTAACCCATTACGCTTCAGTGGGAGATACATGAGGAGGTTTCAGATAGTCTGGTGAGAAGAGACGTGGGTTAAGGCCAACAGTGGGCACTAAAGGAGGATCTCTAGAAGGCCAAGCATCAGGAGGGTGTTGAACGCAGCATGGGACGGCTTCCCCAAACAATCGCTGTTGTTTTGTATCGTGGGAATGTGGGATTAGAGAAAAGGACGCAACAAGAGACTTTAGAGATAAAGcaaatccgtgtgtgtgtgtgtgtgtggtgtgctcatTTTAAACTAATGTATATTTAAAAAGAATTGAATGGAAGGCTAAGaatattaattaaaacaataaaatcagTGAAACGAGTTAATAAATGAACACTGATCACACAAGTAGAGAAGACATTATCTATTAATAGCACAAAACACAATGGGAATTAACTCTAAAATCTGCGTAACACAAGCCAACAGACATAGGTCTATAGGCTATGTGAAGTTTCACAGACGCCGTATCAACAGATTAACGATCATATTTCCCTACACCGTTCAAAGTAGGCCCACGCCTACCACGCCGGTGCTTCTAATCCCTTTCAGTGCTGATGaaaacaaccaatcaaaatTTAAGGCGAGGCTTTTAAACCAGGCGTTGCAAGATGTAAAACGAGAAATACCAGTAATACAGAGTCTTAAACGTTTACGACACAAGTCTGGTAGCACCAGTATTTTAGGTCACACCGTCTTGGGGCTGTGGGCCTACACTTACCATGACACTCTGGATTTAATTTGAGGGTTTTTTTCACCGGGACAACTTTGGTCTACTTTTTTAACGTTGTCAACGTTAAACCGTTTTAACGTTGCCTCCCACGTGTTGAATAGGCCGAGGGGTGTGACCCCGGCAATTGTATCCACTTTACATCAAAGCCATCAACGACGCAGCGAGAAGTGAGACGATTGGGCGCCAGGTTTAAATCAAACGAGAGGCCGCTGCCATTGGATACACACTTGGGGTCTGTCGAAGAAGGGTCGCCTGTGTACCACGCTTGTCGAGATACTGTACGCAGTCTGCAACCCTCAGAAAACCCTACCAGGATTAAGCGATCTACTAGCCCCCATTTGCTGGAAATTTAGTCGTGTGGACTAGGCCTACCTGCTGGAATGTTACCTGAGGTGGGTCGGAGTGGTGCGGAGGAAAAGCCGACCATCAGCTGCATGTTGGTAGGAGACGGAGCCGTAGGAAAGACCAGCATGATCATCAGCTACATTGCCAACGGATATCCCGACGAATACCGTCAGACAGCGTTCGATGTCTTCACTGGTAAGTTACCTCATGAATCATGATGGACTGATGtggtgtgagattgtgtgttgTGATCATGGTTGTGACGACTGTCCTGTCTGAACCTCATTCAGGGTCGGTTACAGTGGATGGAATACCCGTTCGAATTCAACTGATGGACACTGCGGGACAGGTAAGGCTGTTGGCTAAGCTGCTAGACTTCACAAACAAACTTTAAATGATAAGTCGGATGTAATATTTCAAGAGCGTTCTTAGTCTTTTAGACTTTGACCTAACTTCATCATCATACTCAGACATTTATTATACCCCCTCTGCAAACTAATGAGGACTTTGTACAAAATTGTACAAATCAAGAGTCAAGATTCAGGAGATGTTAACCCAGTTTATGTCTGCTTGCAGGAGGAGTATGACGAGTTTCGATCCCTGTGTTACGACCACACGGACGTCTTCATCCTCTGTTTCAGCGTGGTCAACCCCACGTCCTTCCACAACATCACCACCAAGTGGATCCCCCAGCTACGAGCCCGCAATCCTACACTACCCATCATCCTCGTGGGCACCCAGGCTGACCTTCGACACGACGTCAACGTTCTCATCAACCTGAACCAGCTCAGGTCCAAGCCCGTTCAGAACTCTCAGGCCCGCGGGCTGGCTGAGCAGATCCGGGCCCAGGACTATGTGGAGTGCTCTGCCCTGACCCAGGAGAACCTGAAGGAAGCTTTTGACTCTGCC
Above is a window of Clupea harengus chromosome 14, Ch_v2.0.2, whole genome shotgun sequence DNA encoding:
- the rhov gene encoding rho-related GTP-binding protein RhoV; its protein translation is MLPEVGRSGAEEKPTISCMLVGDGAVGKTSMIISYIANGYPDEYRQTAFDVFTGSVTVDGIPVRIQLMDTAGQEEYDEFRSLCYDHTDVFILCFSVVNPTSFHNITTKWIPQLRARNPTLPIILVGTQADLRHDVNVLINLNQLRSKPVQNSQARGLAEQIRAQDYVECSALTQENLKEAFDSATFAAIKHKACRARKLGLMGRAKTFSSGGWKKFFCFI